The following proteins are co-located in the Neodiprion virginianus isolate iyNeoVirg1 chromosome 6, iyNeoVirg1.1, whole genome shotgun sequence genome:
- the LOC124306710 gene encoding hexokinase type 2 isoform X3 produces MRFNGFENDCRNKTQNIREACKDLVLSDEQLKLVMQRLTEEINKGLSKATHDEAVVKCFTTYVQDLPNGTEKGKFLALDLGGTNFRVLLITLDGNNFDMKSKIYAIPQSLMLGTGKQLFDHIAQCLALFITDLGLDDVILPLGFTFSFPLTQLGLTKGKLVRWTKGFNCSGVVGEDVVALLEEAIARRNDVKIDVCAILNDTTGTLMSCAWKNRNCRIGLIVGTGSNACYVEKTSNVQCVNHESGNYDKPNMLINTEWGAFGEGGVLDFILTEYDHDIDNNSINPRRQIFEKMISGMYMGELTRLVLEKLATDGLLFGGKCPNGLRQRGKFFTKYVSEIESDAKGKYGNCRQVLAELGIRNAVDQDCENVRYVCSVVSRRAAHLSSAGIATLLNKMGEDNVTVGIDGSVYRFHPHFHDLMTEKIGHLQSHKFDLMLSEDGSGRGAALVAAVASRDR; encoded by the exons ATCAGGGAGGCCTGCAAGGATCTGGTGCTCTCCGATGAACAACTCAAGCTAGTCATGCAAAGGCTCACCGAAGAAATCAACAAAGGTTTATCAAAGGCAACTCACGACGAAGCCGTTGTTAAATGCTTCACCACTTACGTCCAGGATCTTCCGAATGGCACTG AGAAGGGAAAGTTTTTGGCGCTTGATTTGGGTGGAACGAATTTCCGTGTTCTGCTGATCACCCTGGATGGTAACAACTTTGATATGAAGAGCAAAATCTACGCGATACCACAGAGTCTCATGCTTGGCACCGGGAAGCAACTCTTCGATCACATCGCTCAGTGCCTTGCACTTTTCATCACCGACCTCGGCCTCGACGACGTAATTCTTCCCTTGGGATTTACCTTCAGCTTTCCTTTGACCCAGCTCGGACTTACCAAAGGAAAGCTGGTCCGGTGGACCAAGGGATTCAACTGCAGCGGCGTCGTCGGCGAGGACGTCGTCGCACTGCTCGAGGAGGCAATCGCTAGGAGAAAC GACGTGAAAATTGACGTATGTGCCATCCTGAACGATACAACCGGCACCCTCATGTCCTGCGCGTGGAAGAACCGGAACTGTCGCATTGGTCTGATAGTTG GTACCGGTTCGAACGCCTGTTACGTGGAGAAGACTAGCAATGTCCAGTGCGTGAATCACGAAAGCGGTAACTACGACAAACCGAACATGCTGATAAACACGGAGTGGGGTGCTTTCGGCGAGGGTGGCGTCCTTGACTTCATACTGACTGAGTATGATCACGACATCGACAACAATTCGATAAACCCGAGGAGACAGATATTCGAGAAAATGATATCGGGGATGTACATGGGCGAGCTGACTCGCCTCGTGCTTGAAAAACTAGCAACGGACGGTCTCTTATTCGGTGGAAAATGTCCAAACGGCCTACGACAGAGGGGGAAATTCTTCACGAAATACGTATCCGAGATCGAAAG TGACGCGAAGGGCAAGTACGGGAATTGCCGGCAAGTTTTGGCCGAGTTGGGAATCCGGAATGCCGTAGATCAGGACTGCGAGAACGTGAGATATGTTTGTTCAGTTGTCTCGCGGAGAGCAGCTCACCTTTCCAGTGCCGGAATCGCTACTCTCCTCAACAAAATGGGAGAGGACAACGTTACTGTCGGCATTGACGGATCTGTCTATAGGTTCCATCCTCATTTCCATGATTTAATGACAGAGAAAATTGGTCATCTTCAGAGTCATAAG TTTGACCTGATGTTGTCGGAAGACGGTAGTGGTCGTGGAGCGGCGCTGGTCGCCGCCGTAGCTTCTCGAGACCGGTGA
- the LOC124306710 gene encoding hexokinase type 2 isoform X4 translates to MGMRSPILPEIREACKDLVLSDEQLKLVMQRLTEEINKGLSKATHDEAVVKCFTTYVQDLPNGTEKGKFLALDLGGTNFRVLLITLDGNNFDMKSKIYAIPQSLMLGTGKQLFDHIAQCLALFITDLGLDDVILPLGFTFSFPLTQLGLTKGKLVRWTKGFNCSGVVGEDVVALLEEAIARRNDVKIDVCAILNDTTGTLMSCAWKNRNCRIGLIVGTGSNACYVEKTSNVQCVNHESGNYDKPNMLINTEWGAFGEGGVLDFILTEYDHDIDNNSINPRRQIFEKMISGMYMGELTRLVLEKLATDGLLFGGKCPNGLRQRGKFFTKYVSEIESDAKGKYGNCRQVLAELGIRNAVDQDCENVRYVCSVVSRRAAHLSSAGIATLLNKMGEDNVTVGIDGSVYRFHPHFHDLMTEKIGHLQSHKFDLMLSEDGSGRGAALVAAVASRDR, encoded by the exons ATCAGGGAGGCCTGCAAGGATCTGGTGCTCTCCGATGAACAACTCAAGCTAGTCATGCAAAGGCTCACCGAAGAAATCAACAAAGGTTTATCAAAGGCAACTCACGACGAAGCCGTTGTTAAATGCTTCACCACTTACGTCCAGGATCTTCCGAATGGCACTG AGAAGGGAAAGTTTTTGGCGCTTGATTTGGGTGGAACGAATTTCCGTGTTCTGCTGATCACCCTGGATGGTAACAACTTTGATATGAAGAGCAAAATCTACGCGATACCACAGAGTCTCATGCTTGGCACCGGGAAGCAACTCTTCGATCACATCGCTCAGTGCCTTGCACTTTTCATCACCGACCTCGGCCTCGACGACGTAATTCTTCCCTTGGGATTTACCTTCAGCTTTCCTTTGACCCAGCTCGGACTTACCAAAGGAAAGCTGGTCCGGTGGACCAAGGGATTCAACTGCAGCGGCGTCGTCGGCGAGGACGTCGTCGCACTGCTCGAGGAGGCAATCGCTAGGAGAAAC GACGTGAAAATTGACGTATGTGCCATCCTGAACGATACAACCGGCACCCTCATGTCCTGCGCGTGGAAGAACCGGAACTGTCGCATTGGTCTGATAGTTG GTACCGGTTCGAACGCCTGTTACGTGGAGAAGACTAGCAATGTCCAGTGCGTGAATCACGAAAGCGGTAACTACGACAAACCGAACATGCTGATAAACACGGAGTGGGGTGCTTTCGGCGAGGGTGGCGTCCTTGACTTCATACTGACTGAGTATGATCACGACATCGACAACAATTCGATAAACCCGAGGAGACAGATATTCGAGAAAATGATATCGGGGATGTACATGGGCGAGCTGACTCGCCTCGTGCTTGAAAAACTAGCAACGGACGGTCTCTTATTCGGTGGAAAATGTCCAAACGGCCTACGACAGAGGGGGAAATTCTTCACGAAATACGTATCCGAGATCGAAAG TGACGCGAAGGGCAAGTACGGGAATTGCCGGCAAGTTTTGGCCGAGTTGGGAATCCGGAATGCCGTAGATCAGGACTGCGAGAACGTGAGATATGTTTGTTCAGTTGTCTCGCGGAGAGCAGCTCACCTTTCCAGTGCCGGAATCGCTACTCTCCTCAACAAAATGGGAGAGGACAACGTTACTGTCGGCATTGACGGATCTGTCTATAGGTTCCATCCTCATTTCCATGATTTAATGACAGAGAAAATTGGTCATCTTCAGAGTCATAAG TTTGACCTGATGTTGTCGGAAGACGGTAGTGGTCGTGGAGCGGCGCTGGTCGCCGCCGTAGCTTCTCGAGACCGGTGA
- the LOC124306710 gene encoding hexokinase type 2 isoform X6, which yields MAVNGSKRNIREACKDLVLSDEQLKLVMQRLTEEINKGLSKATHDEAVVKCFTTYVQDLPNGTEKGKFLALDLGGTNFRVLLITLDGNNFDMKSKIYAIPQSLMLGTGKQLFDHIAQCLALFITDLGLDDVILPLGFTFSFPLTQLGLTKGKLVRWTKGFNCSGVVGEDVVALLEEAIARRNDVKIDVCAILNDTTGTLMSCAWKNRNCRIGLIVGTGSNACYVEKTSNVQCVNHESGNYDKPNMLINTEWGAFGEGGVLDFILTEYDHDIDNNSINPRRQIFEKMISGMYMGELTRLVLEKLATDGLLFGGKCPNGLRQRGKFFTKYVSEIESDAKGKYGNCRQVLAELGIRNAVDQDCENVRYVCSVVSRRAAHLSSAGIATLLNKMGEDNVTVGIDGSVYRFHPHFHDLMTEKIGHLQSHKFDLMLSEDGSGRGAALVAAVASRDR from the exons ATGGCTGTGAACGGGTCGAAACGAAAC ATCAGGGAGGCCTGCAAGGATCTGGTGCTCTCCGATGAACAACTCAAGCTAGTCATGCAAAGGCTCACCGAAGAAATCAACAAAGGTTTATCAAAGGCAACTCACGACGAAGCCGTTGTTAAATGCTTCACCACTTACGTCCAGGATCTTCCGAATGGCACTG AGAAGGGAAAGTTTTTGGCGCTTGATTTGGGTGGAACGAATTTCCGTGTTCTGCTGATCACCCTGGATGGTAACAACTTTGATATGAAGAGCAAAATCTACGCGATACCACAGAGTCTCATGCTTGGCACCGGGAAGCAACTCTTCGATCACATCGCTCAGTGCCTTGCACTTTTCATCACCGACCTCGGCCTCGACGACGTAATTCTTCCCTTGGGATTTACCTTCAGCTTTCCTTTGACCCAGCTCGGACTTACCAAAGGAAAGCTGGTCCGGTGGACCAAGGGATTCAACTGCAGCGGCGTCGTCGGCGAGGACGTCGTCGCACTGCTCGAGGAGGCAATCGCTAGGAGAAAC GACGTGAAAATTGACGTATGTGCCATCCTGAACGATACAACCGGCACCCTCATGTCCTGCGCGTGGAAGAACCGGAACTGTCGCATTGGTCTGATAGTTG GTACCGGTTCGAACGCCTGTTACGTGGAGAAGACTAGCAATGTCCAGTGCGTGAATCACGAAAGCGGTAACTACGACAAACCGAACATGCTGATAAACACGGAGTGGGGTGCTTTCGGCGAGGGTGGCGTCCTTGACTTCATACTGACTGAGTATGATCACGACATCGACAACAATTCGATAAACCCGAGGAGACAGATATTCGAGAAAATGATATCGGGGATGTACATGGGCGAGCTGACTCGCCTCGTGCTTGAAAAACTAGCAACGGACGGTCTCTTATTCGGTGGAAAATGTCCAAACGGCCTACGACAGAGGGGGAAATTCTTCACGAAATACGTATCCGAGATCGAAAG TGACGCGAAGGGCAAGTACGGGAATTGCCGGCAAGTTTTGGCCGAGTTGGGAATCCGGAATGCCGTAGATCAGGACTGCGAGAACGTGAGATATGTTTGTTCAGTTGTCTCGCGGAGAGCAGCTCACCTTTCCAGTGCCGGAATCGCTACTCTCCTCAACAAAATGGGAGAGGACAACGTTACTGTCGGCATTGACGGATCTGTCTATAGGTTCCATCCTCATTTCCATGATTTAATGACAGAGAAAATTGGTCATCTTCAGAGTCATAAG TTTGACCTGATGTTGTCGGAAGACGGTAGTGGTCGTGGAGCGGCGCTGGTCGCCGCCGTAGCTTCTCGAGACCGGTGA
- the LOC124306710 gene encoding hexokinase type 2 isoform X1, producing MKTKNGSLLSKICTCYAKNGEAAPVQNDANNSYSPEPIDEIREACKDLVLSDEQLKLVMQRLTEEINKGLSKATHDEAVVKCFTTYVQDLPNGTEKGKFLALDLGGTNFRVLLITLDGNNFDMKSKIYAIPQSLMLGTGKQLFDHIAQCLALFITDLGLDDVILPLGFTFSFPLTQLGLTKGKLVRWTKGFNCSGVVGEDVVALLEEAIARRNDVKIDVCAILNDTTGTLMSCAWKNRNCRIGLIVGTGSNACYVEKTSNVQCVNHESGNYDKPNMLINTEWGAFGEGGVLDFILTEYDHDIDNNSINPRRQIFEKMISGMYMGELTRLVLEKLATDGLLFGGKCPNGLRQRGKFFTKYVSEIESDAKGKYGNCRQVLAELGIRNAVDQDCENVRYVCSVVSRRAAHLSSAGIATLLNKMGEDNVTVGIDGSVYRFHPHFHDLMTEKIGHLQSHKFDLMLSEDGSGRGAALVAAVASRDR from the exons ATCAGGGAGGCCTGCAAGGATCTGGTGCTCTCCGATGAACAACTCAAGCTAGTCATGCAAAGGCTCACCGAAGAAATCAACAAAGGTTTATCAAAGGCAACTCACGACGAAGCCGTTGTTAAATGCTTCACCACTTACGTCCAGGATCTTCCGAATGGCACTG AGAAGGGAAAGTTTTTGGCGCTTGATTTGGGTGGAACGAATTTCCGTGTTCTGCTGATCACCCTGGATGGTAACAACTTTGATATGAAGAGCAAAATCTACGCGATACCACAGAGTCTCATGCTTGGCACCGGGAAGCAACTCTTCGATCACATCGCTCAGTGCCTTGCACTTTTCATCACCGACCTCGGCCTCGACGACGTAATTCTTCCCTTGGGATTTACCTTCAGCTTTCCTTTGACCCAGCTCGGACTTACCAAAGGAAAGCTGGTCCGGTGGACCAAGGGATTCAACTGCAGCGGCGTCGTCGGCGAGGACGTCGTCGCACTGCTCGAGGAGGCAATCGCTAGGAGAAAC GACGTGAAAATTGACGTATGTGCCATCCTGAACGATACAACCGGCACCCTCATGTCCTGCGCGTGGAAGAACCGGAACTGTCGCATTGGTCTGATAGTTG GTACCGGTTCGAACGCCTGTTACGTGGAGAAGACTAGCAATGTCCAGTGCGTGAATCACGAAAGCGGTAACTACGACAAACCGAACATGCTGATAAACACGGAGTGGGGTGCTTTCGGCGAGGGTGGCGTCCTTGACTTCATACTGACTGAGTATGATCACGACATCGACAACAATTCGATAAACCCGAGGAGACAGATATTCGAGAAAATGATATCGGGGATGTACATGGGCGAGCTGACTCGCCTCGTGCTTGAAAAACTAGCAACGGACGGTCTCTTATTCGGTGGAAAATGTCCAAACGGCCTACGACAGAGGGGGAAATTCTTCACGAAATACGTATCCGAGATCGAAAG TGACGCGAAGGGCAAGTACGGGAATTGCCGGCAAGTTTTGGCCGAGTTGGGAATCCGGAATGCCGTAGATCAGGACTGCGAGAACGTGAGATATGTTTGTTCAGTTGTCTCGCGGAGAGCAGCTCACCTTTCCAGTGCCGGAATCGCTACTCTCCTCAACAAAATGGGAGAGGACAACGTTACTGTCGGCATTGACGGATCTGTCTATAGGTTCCATCCTCATTTCCATGATTTAATGACAGAGAAAATTGGTCATCTTCAGAGTCATAAG TTTGACCTGATGTTGTCGGAAGACGGTAGTGGTCGTGGAGCGGCGCTGGTCGCCGCCGTAGCTTCTCGAGACCGGTGA
- the LOC124306710 gene encoding hexokinase type 2 isoform X5 — MKNTTPEQLIREACKDLVLSDEQLKLVMQRLTEEINKGLSKATHDEAVVKCFTTYVQDLPNGTEKGKFLALDLGGTNFRVLLITLDGNNFDMKSKIYAIPQSLMLGTGKQLFDHIAQCLALFITDLGLDDVILPLGFTFSFPLTQLGLTKGKLVRWTKGFNCSGVVGEDVVALLEEAIARRNDVKIDVCAILNDTTGTLMSCAWKNRNCRIGLIVGTGSNACYVEKTSNVQCVNHESGNYDKPNMLINTEWGAFGEGGVLDFILTEYDHDIDNNSINPRRQIFEKMISGMYMGELTRLVLEKLATDGLLFGGKCPNGLRQRGKFFTKYVSEIESDAKGKYGNCRQVLAELGIRNAVDQDCENVRYVCSVVSRRAAHLSSAGIATLLNKMGEDNVTVGIDGSVYRFHPHFHDLMTEKIGHLQSHKFDLMLSEDGSGRGAALVAAVASRDR, encoded by the exons ATCAGGGAGGCCTGCAAGGATCTGGTGCTCTCCGATGAACAACTCAAGCTAGTCATGCAAAGGCTCACCGAAGAAATCAACAAAGGTTTATCAAAGGCAACTCACGACGAAGCCGTTGTTAAATGCTTCACCACTTACGTCCAGGATCTTCCGAATGGCACTG AGAAGGGAAAGTTTTTGGCGCTTGATTTGGGTGGAACGAATTTCCGTGTTCTGCTGATCACCCTGGATGGTAACAACTTTGATATGAAGAGCAAAATCTACGCGATACCACAGAGTCTCATGCTTGGCACCGGGAAGCAACTCTTCGATCACATCGCTCAGTGCCTTGCACTTTTCATCACCGACCTCGGCCTCGACGACGTAATTCTTCCCTTGGGATTTACCTTCAGCTTTCCTTTGACCCAGCTCGGACTTACCAAAGGAAAGCTGGTCCGGTGGACCAAGGGATTCAACTGCAGCGGCGTCGTCGGCGAGGACGTCGTCGCACTGCTCGAGGAGGCAATCGCTAGGAGAAAC GACGTGAAAATTGACGTATGTGCCATCCTGAACGATACAACCGGCACCCTCATGTCCTGCGCGTGGAAGAACCGGAACTGTCGCATTGGTCTGATAGTTG GTACCGGTTCGAACGCCTGTTACGTGGAGAAGACTAGCAATGTCCAGTGCGTGAATCACGAAAGCGGTAACTACGACAAACCGAACATGCTGATAAACACGGAGTGGGGTGCTTTCGGCGAGGGTGGCGTCCTTGACTTCATACTGACTGAGTATGATCACGACATCGACAACAATTCGATAAACCCGAGGAGACAGATATTCGAGAAAATGATATCGGGGATGTACATGGGCGAGCTGACTCGCCTCGTGCTTGAAAAACTAGCAACGGACGGTCTCTTATTCGGTGGAAAATGTCCAAACGGCCTACGACAGAGGGGGAAATTCTTCACGAAATACGTATCCGAGATCGAAAG TGACGCGAAGGGCAAGTACGGGAATTGCCGGCAAGTTTTGGCCGAGTTGGGAATCCGGAATGCCGTAGATCAGGACTGCGAGAACGTGAGATATGTTTGTTCAGTTGTCTCGCGGAGAGCAGCTCACCTTTCCAGTGCCGGAATCGCTACTCTCCTCAACAAAATGGGAGAGGACAACGTTACTGTCGGCATTGACGGATCTGTCTATAGGTTCCATCCTCATTTCCATGATTTAATGACAGAGAAAATTGGTCATCTTCAGAGTCATAAG TTTGACCTGATGTTGTCGGAAGACGGTAGTGGTCGTGGAGCGGCGCTGGTCGCCGCCGTAGCTTCTCGAGACCGGTGA
- the LOC124306710 gene encoding hexokinase type 2 isoform X7, with protein sequence MCTQKPTIKIREACKDLVLSDEQLKLVMQRLTEEINKGLSKATHDEAVVKCFTTYVQDLPNGTEKGKFLALDLGGTNFRVLLITLDGNNFDMKSKIYAIPQSLMLGTGKQLFDHIAQCLALFITDLGLDDVILPLGFTFSFPLTQLGLTKGKLVRWTKGFNCSGVVGEDVVALLEEAIARRNDVKIDVCAILNDTTGTLMSCAWKNRNCRIGLIVGTGSNACYVEKTSNVQCVNHESGNYDKPNMLINTEWGAFGEGGVLDFILTEYDHDIDNNSINPRRQIFEKMISGMYMGELTRLVLEKLATDGLLFGGKCPNGLRQRGKFFTKYVSEIESDAKGKYGNCRQVLAELGIRNAVDQDCENVRYVCSVVSRRAAHLSSAGIATLLNKMGEDNVTVGIDGSVYRFHPHFHDLMTEKIGHLQSHKFDLMLSEDGSGRGAALVAAVASRDR encoded by the exons ATCAGGGAGGCCTGCAAGGATCTGGTGCTCTCCGATGAACAACTCAAGCTAGTCATGCAAAGGCTCACCGAAGAAATCAACAAAGGTTTATCAAAGGCAACTCACGACGAAGCCGTTGTTAAATGCTTCACCACTTACGTCCAGGATCTTCCGAATGGCACTG AGAAGGGAAAGTTTTTGGCGCTTGATTTGGGTGGAACGAATTTCCGTGTTCTGCTGATCACCCTGGATGGTAACAACTTTGATATGAAGAGCAAAATCTACGCGATACCACAGAGTCTCATGCTTGGCACCGGGAAGCAACTCTTCGATCACATCGCTCAGTGCCTTGCACTTTTCATCACCGACCTCGGCCTCGACGACGTAATTCTTCCCTTGGGATTTACCTTCAGCTTTCCTTTGACCCAGCTCGGACTTACCAAAGGAAAGCTGGTCCGGTGGACCAAGGGATTCAACTGCAGCGGCGTCGTCGGCGAGGACGTCGTCGCACTGCTCGAGGAGGCAATCGCTAGGAGAAAC GACGTGAAAATTGACGTATGTGCCATCCTGAACGATACAACCGGCACCCTCATGTCCTGCGCGTGGAAGAACCGGAACTGTCGCATTGGTCTGATAGTTG GTACCGGTTCGAACGCCTGTTACGTGGAGAAGACTAGCAATGTCCAGTGCGTGAATCACGAAAGCGGTAACTACGACAAACCGAACATGCTGATAAACACGGAGTGGGGTGCTTTCGGCGAGGGTGGCGTCCTTGACTTCATACTGACTGAGTATGATCACGACATCGACAACAATTCGATAAACCCGAGGAGACAGATATTCGAGAAAATGATATCGGGGATGTACATGGGCGAGCTGACTCGCCTCGTGCTTGAAAAACTAGCAACGGACGGTCTCTTATTCGGTGGAAAATGTCCAAACGGCCTACGACAGAGGGGGAAATTCTTCACGAAATACGTATCCGAGATCGAAAG TGACGCGAAGGGCAAGTACGGGAATTGCCGGCAAGTTTTGGCCGAGTTGGGAATCCGGAATGCCGTAGATCAGGACTGCGAGAACGTGAGATATGTTTGTTCAGTTGTCTCGCGGAGAGCAGCTCACCTTTCCAGTGCCGGAATCGCTACTCTCCTCAACAAAATGGGAGAGGACAACGTTACTGTCGGCATTGACGGATCTGTCTATAGGTTCCATCCTCATTTCCATGATTTAATGACAGAGAAAATTGGTCATCTTCAGAGTCATAAG TTTGACCTGATGTTGTCGGAAGACGGTAGTGGTCGTGGAGCGGCGCTGGTCGCCGCCGTAGCTTCTCGAGACCGGTGA
- the LOC124306710 gene encoding hexokinase type 2 isoform X2: MEEENWDYVNEKWEHVGPAIREACKDLVLSDEQLKLVMQRLTEEINKGLSKATHDEAVVKCFTTYVQDLPNGTEKGKFLALDLGGTNFRVLLITLDGNNFDMKSKIYAIPQSLMLGTGKQLFDHIAQCLALFITDLGLDDVILPLGFTFSFPLTQLGLTKGKLVRWTKGFNCSGVVGEDVVALLEEAIARRNDVKIDVCAILNDTTGTLMSCAWKNRNCRIGLIVGTGSNACYVEKTSNVQCVNHESGNYDKPNMLINTEWGAFGEGGVLDFILTEYDHDIDNNSINPRRQIFEKMISGMYMGELTRLVLEKLATDGLLFGGKCPNGLRQRGKFFTKYVSEIESDAKGKYGNCRQVLAELGIRNAVDQDCENVRYVCSVVSRRAAHLSSAGIATLLNKMGEDNVTVGIDGSVYRFHPHFHDLMTEKIGHLQSHKFDLMLSEDGSGRGAALVAAVASRDR; this comes from the exons ATCAGGGAGGCCTGCAAGGATCTGGTGCTCTCCGATGAACAACTCAAGCTAGTCATGCAAAGGCTCACCGAAGAAATCAACAAAGGTTTATCAAAGGCAACTCACGACGAAGCCGTTGTTAAATGCTTCACCACTTACGTCCAGGATCTTCCGAATGGCACTG AGAAGGGAAAGTTTTTGGCGCTTGATTTGGGTGGAACGAATTTCCGTGTTCTGCTGATCACCCTGGATGGTAACAACTTTGATATGAAGAGCAAAATCTACGCGATACCACAGAGTCTCATGCTTGGCACCGGGAAGCAACTCTTCGATCACATCGCTCAGTGCCTTGCACTTTTCATCACCGACCTCGGCCTCGACGACGTAATTCTTCCCTTGGGATTTACCTTCAGCTTTCCTTTGACCCAGCTCGGACTTACCAAAGGAAAGCTGGTCCGGTGGACCAAGGGATTCAACTGCAGCGGCGTCGTCGGCGAGGACGTCGTCGCACTGCTCGAGGAGGCAATCGCTAGGAGAAAC GACGTGAAAATTGACGTATGTGCCATCCTGAACGATACAACCGGCACCCTCATGTCCTGCGCGTGGAAGAACCGGAACTGTCGCATTGGTCTGATAGTTG GTACCGGTTCGAACGCCTGTTACGTGGAGAAGACTAGCAATGTCCAGTGCGTGAATCACGAAAGCGGTAACTACGACAAACCGAACATGCTGATAAACACGGAGTGGGGTGCTTTCGGCGAGGGTGGCGTCCTTGACTTCATACTGACTGAGTATGATCACGACATCGACAACAATTCGATAAACCCGAGGAGACAGATATTCGAGAAAATGATATCGGGGATGTACATGGGCGAGCTGACTCGCCTCGTGCTTGAAAAACTAGCAACGGACGGTCTCTTATTCGGTGGAAAATGTCCAAACGGCCTACGACAGAGGGGGAAATTCTTCACGAAATACGTATCCGAGATCGAAAG TGACGCGAAGGGCAAGTACGGGAATTGCCGGCAAGTTTTGGCCGAGTTGGGAATCCGGAATGCCGTAGATCAGGACTGCGAGAACGTGAGATATGTTTGTTCAGTTGTCTCGCGGAGAGCAGCTCACCTTTCCAGTGCCGGAATCGCTACTCTCCTCAACAAAATGGGAGAGGACAACGTTACTGTCGGCATTGACGGATCTGTCTATAGGTTCCATCCTCATTTCCATGATTTAATGACAGAGAAAATTGGTCATCTTCAGAGTCATAAG TTTGACCTGATGTTGTCGGAAGACGGTAGTGGTCGTGGAGCGGCGCTGGTCGCCGCCGTAGCTTCTCGAGACCGGTGA